The Besnoitia besnoiti strain Bb-Ger1 chromosome IV, whole genome shotgun sequence genome contains a region encoding:
- a CDS encoding HECT-domain (ubiquitin-transferase) domain-containing protein (encoded by transcript BESB_057180), translating to MRKASAALGRRRLVAARSAWASFPTMERTLTGSVEASGCEGSVLYSRENAERNLRDTSICTPLLPHSPSSSPLCSSSLPSLLLPRVPRSSAASFQVRALSRCTGAVRARGGAFHDSFSSAAAPRAAPCPNLTPPTASASCSPVLPSGSPCASHSLCASSFGALSAASPSPACRLSLSPACLLSARRFFGVGGSYGYDAFFRGAAEVLNGSNINLPHLPKQEEEPEFSRLHAVRLPHQVKRLGANYFFRRRRAAPLTYYHHMVEPSGGAKVPAAAEGDACIQSGVGQSLCFVASAKRSYLQSKELENAIFESTRGFACQLILEGRGVKAYFEPDYPNLMVRLGVGVKPLALRRLAEQYATRAKIFVDKRGLLLTVHGYDKCAVGTLTMALFNHLQANPYTMKGAHVAMHPIKKKVTRKK from the exons ATGCGGAAAGCCTCTGCCGCTCtcgggcggaggaggctggtcgcggcgcgcagcgcatgGGCTTCTTTCCCCACTATGGAGAGGACTCTCACCGGAAGCGTTGAGgccagcggctgcgaagGGAGCGTGCTGTACTCCCGCGAAAACGCCGAGAGGAATCTGCGAGACACCTCCATTTGTACCCCCCTTTTGCCTcactcgccttcttcgtcgcctctttGCTCATCGTCGTTGCCGTCTCTTCTTTTGCCGCGCGTCCCCcggtcctccgccgcctcctttcaagtgcgcgctctctctcgttgCACCGGCGCCGTTcgggcgcgtggaggcgcgttCCACgactctttttcttctgctgcggcgcctcgcgctgcgccgtgtCCCAATCTGACCCCGCCTACGGCTTCTGCCTCGTGTTCCCCTGTGCTTCCTTCTGGCTCTCCATGCGCGTCTCacagtctctgcgcctcttcttttggcgccctctccgcggcttcgccctccCCCGCGTGTCGCCTCAGTCTTTCGCCTGCCTGTCTCCTTTCTGCTCGCCGCTTCTTCGGAGTCGGGGGGAGCTACGGGTACGATGCGTTCTTCCGTGGTGCAGCTGAAGTCCTCAACGGCTCAAACATCAACCTGCCTCACCTCCCCaagcaggaagaagaaccCGAATTCTCGCGACTCCACGCCGTCCGCCTCCCTCACCAGGTCAAACGCCTCGGCGCAAACTACTTCTTCAG gcgacgccgcgcggcgccgctcacgTACTACCATCACATGGTGGAGCCGAGCGGAGGGGCGAAggtgcccgcggcggcggagggcgacgcgtgcATTCAGAGTGGCGTCGGTCAGTCGCTCTGCTTCGTCGCTTCGGCGAAGCGTTCATACCTTCAGAGCAAAGAGCTGGAGAATGCCATCTTCGAAAgcacgcgcggcttcgcctgccaGCTCATCCTCGAAGGCAGAGGTGTGAAGGCGTACTTCGAGCCCGACTACCCGAACCTCATGGTCAG GTTGGGTGTCGGTGTCAAGCCTCTGGCGCTTCGGCGGCTAGCGGAGCAGTACGCGACTCGAGCCAAGATCTTCGTTGACAAGCGAG GTCTTCTCTTGACCGTACACGGCTACGATAAGTGTGCGGTGGGGACTCTGACGATGGCGTTGTTCAACCACCTGCAAGCCAACCCGTACACTATGAAGGGTGCCCACGTCGCGATGCATCCGATCAAGAAAAAAGTTACGCGAAAGAAGTGA